Genomic DNA from Paenibacillus donghaensis:
AACCATTCACGGTCACGAGGTGAACGTCTTTTTTGGACACATGCGCGGCAAAATGCTGAACCGAGATCCGGATGCCTTGCGGATAGAGAATACGATTGGTTTTTAAAGCGCCAATCAGGTGGTATCCTGCAGTCGCGTAGCTGTCAATGATCCGGGAGCAAGTAAACCAGGAATCGACAAGCGCATATCCCCCATATGGAGGCAAAGGCATCGTCGCAGCCATGTCACACACATGATCGATTTTAGTATAGACGGAGCCATCCGGATGAACTTTTTTTCTGTCGTATAGATCTATAGAATGAATCAATGCCGCTGCACCACATTGTACGATAGTGGCCTGAACCTGATGGCCCCAGACGGTTTTACCTTCGAGATGCGAATGATGATATCCAGTCTGTTCGATGGGAGACTTGGCCTGTGACGAAGGCTTGGTCTTCTTGCAAATCGAATCATCATGAATCACAAATAGAGGCTCCGCCGTTTGTGTGGACTCGCGGAGTACATGACGAATAGATTCTTGCTTCACTTTATGTTGAAGAATCCTTTCGTCCCAGTGCCCGTGAGTCAAAAAGTGCCCGAGAGCAGTGCGGTGACACGGGCTATAATCGGCTAGATCTACGACCTTACCCCGAAATCCTTTGGACGTTGCTGCTGCCATGTAAGATAGGATATGATTCATCACGGGTTTAGAGAAATATAAAGGCAACCGGTGCTGCAATAAATAGTTGCGAAGCATTTGATGATCAGGTACGATGGCGGTATGGGACATTGTGAGTTCTCCTTCGGCTAAAAAGTGTGTTGTGGTGACTACTTTTTAACACAAGGAGAGCACTTTGTCTCTATTCTTTTTGATTTTACAGTTTACTGGAAGCGAATTTGCTCATTTATAGTTATTAAATGAAACTTCAAAGGGAGTTTTTCAGGTGAAAAACTTCCTTGTCGGTCCATTTGGCTTTCTAATTTCTGAGCAACAAAGAATCCTCAGACCAAGTGTCACTGCTCCTTTGTGGTATTGTGAAGATCCGACGTGTAACTCTGCTCATGTTGTAAAATTATCGAGTGGTACTTGTCTTGTAGAAAATGTAATGGATTTTCTCCAGGAAAATATGAAGACTTTTGAAGGTGACCTAACAGACACTAAAATTAATAATTTGAAGCAATTAATCAGGAAAACAATTGCTTACCACGAAGATATGCATCTAGAAGACTTACCATGGTTGCTTGCTAATTCTTTTCATGAAATTGAATTGAAAGTGATTTTGAGTGAGCTATTTAGGAAATATTCCAAAAAAATCAGAGGGAAATTACAGAAATGGCAAACAGATAGTGAAAGATGGCGTAATTCAAATGAGCAAGTTATATCAACTCTTTCCAAGAGTGAATGTCTACAGTTAATTTTACTTTTAGGGGATAATGAAATAACAGAGACAATTGAATTATTAATCGAAGGTAACAAAATAACAATCCCTTCTACAGAAATAAGGGAATCTTCTCCTAGAAGAATAACTTACGGTTGGCTGGAACTAATATGTGAGTGTTCCGACAA
This window encodes:
- a CDS encoding IS701 family transposase codes for the protein MSHTAIVPDHQMLRNYLLQHRLPLYFSKPVMNHILSYMAAATSKGFRGKVVDLADYSPCHRTALGHFLTHGHWDERILQHKVKQESIRHVLRESTQTAEPLFVIHDDSICKKTKPSSQAKSPIEQTGYHHSHLEGKTVWGHQVQATIVQCGAAALIHSIDLYDRKKVHPDGSVYTKIDHVCDMAATMPLPPYGGYALVDSWFTCSRIIDSYATAGYHLIGALKTNRILYPQGIRISVQHFAAHVSKKDVHLVTVNGSSYWTYRYEGALNDIPNAVVLLCWPEQAFGQPKALRAFLCTNVSLETETICTYYSKRWPIEIFFRQSKGNLGFETYQVRSATAFIRLWALLAWTHLFCTVGLEQPCSFGDGLRTVRKQVKQDIAQFIYDCGRKNIPFQVIQKRLKLA